One genomic region from Quercus robur chromosome 4, dhQueRobu3.1, whole genome shotgun sequence encodes:
- the LOC126721994 gene encoding inactive protein RESTRICTED TEV MOVEMENT 2-like, with amino-acid sequence MAMKQRSGGISATLPRQSVRLVYENFQPISERKEDEGSTILLVHLPGFVEKRIKFIYLNNARMVRVHGERPLGDNKWSRFNETFPVPENCDVDQIHGKFYQGILTITMPKQVIAKAGPSKEQAKATQKAPHPPKSSAETEPQKVQEVIPPKPTSSTWDEKQREKKASIESKVQKVVEDVPPKATSTAKDSKEREVKIGQSESPEKAQKGQDVTPPKATSSSDTKRQMKEKNVELRDYKIVEKKHFEWNGAKENEKGVEKNMVIKGKESGETSAKLEMGESSTASKVSVEKEKKRKEIYGGGNKEEPESNGVYHDAEEEGFKGVTVSAMKRVKNLTKRVNEDERQMLVNIGAAVLVIFALGAYVSYSYISSRRAKN; translated from the exons atgGCTATGAAACAACGATCTGGAGGGATTTCGGCCACCCTTCCACGACAATCTGTCCGTTTAGTATATGAGAATTTCCAGCCAATTTCAGAAAGGAAGGAAGATGAAGGATCTACAATTTTGCTTGTTCATCTTCCTG GCTTTGTGGAAAAGCGAATAAAATTCATATATCTGAACAACGCTCGTATGGTAAGGGTTCATGGAGAACGACCACTTGGAGATAACAAATGGAGCCGTTTCAATGAAACTTTTCCGGTTCCAGAGAATTGTGACGTAGATCAAATTCATGGCAAGTTTTACCAAGGAATACTAACCATTACAATGCCCAAGCAGGTCATAGCAAAAGCTGGTCCTAGTAAAGAACAAGCTAAAGCAACTCAAAAAGCTCCACACCCTCCAAAATCTAGTGCTGAGACAGAGCCTCAAAAGGTCCAAGAAGTCATTCCTCCTAAACCTACTTCATCTACGTGGGATGAAaagcaaagggaaaaaaaagctTCCATTGAGTCAAAGGTGCAAAAGGTTGTGGAAGATGTTCCTCCAAAAGCAACTTCAACTGCCAAAGACTCAAAAGAGAGGGAAGTAAAGATTGGTCAATCTGAGAGCCCTGAGAAGGCACAGAAGGGTCAGGATGTGACTCCTCCAAAAGCTACTTCGTCCTCAGATACCAAAAGgcaaatgaaggaaaagaatgTGGAGTTAAGAGATtataaaattgttgaaaaaaagcACTTTGAATGGAATGGAgcaaaagagaatgagaaaggtGTAGAAAAGAATATGGTCATCAAGGGAAAGGAAAGTGGTGAGACAAGTGCAAAGTTAGAGATGGGTGAAAGCAGTACTGCCTCAAAAGTTTCagtggaaaaggaaaagaaaaggaaagagataTATGGTGGTGGTAATAAAGAAGAGCCTGAGTCTAATGGAGTTTATCATGATGCTGAGGAAGAGGGATTCAAGGGTGTAACAGTTTCTGCTATGAAGAGAGTGAAGAATCTAACCAAAAGGGTCAATGAAGATGAGAGGCAGATGCTGGTAAATATTGGTGCAGCAGTTCTTGTGATTTTTGCACTTGGAGCTTATGTCTCCTACAGCTATATCTCCTCTAGAAGAGCCAAAAACTAG
- the LOC126721928 gene encoding pseudo histidine-containing phosphotransfer protein 2-like encodes MAGSSLQQQIASMRQSLFDEGLLNEQFIELEKLEDASDPNFVKNVINVFLTDSLKNVTGIEESLLHLKADEPLDITELGKFLHRLKSGCLGIGAKKVPIEVEKMLQCYEAGDMEGMKTILPTMKQEYNILENKLEAYFELLPHIEPGQSSDPPSKGSTSSGE; translated from the exons ATGGCTGGCAGCTCCTTGCAACAACAGATTGCCTCCATGAGGCAATCCTTGTTTGACGag GGACTCCTAAATGAACAGTTCATTGAATTGGAGAAATTGGAGGATGCGAGCGACCCAAACTTTGTTAAGAATGTTATAAATGTATTTCTAACTGACTCACTGAAAAATGTCACTGGCATAGAAGAATCTCT GCTACATTTGAAGGCTGATGAACCCCTCGATATCACTGAACTGGGAAAGTTTCTTCACAGACTGAAAAGCGGCTGCCTCGG AATTGGAGCTAAAAAGGTGCCTATTGAAGTTGAGAAAATGCTGCAATGTTACGAAGCAGGCGACATGGAAGG GATGAAGACTATACTTCCTACCATGAAACAAGAATATAACATTCTGGAGAACAAATTGGAAGCCTATTTTGAG CTACTTCCACATATTGAACCTGGACAGTCATCTGATCCTCCAAGCAAAGGATCCACTAGTAGTGGGGAATGA